A section of the Harmonia axyridis chromosome 2, icHarAxyr1.1, whole genome shotgun sequence genome encodes:
- the LOC123673571 gene encoding potassium/sodium hyperpolarization-activated cyclic nucleotide-gated channel 3-like, with translation MSKSQSISVLRNYHDCDLARGSESYLPGLPTHAATLAKWSRQIRKYMILSMHHRKTKQVFRSHAAIIGERARHARGTHIFIIHPFSIFAIYREHFMCILWMISFAMDPYNVSFHYSAYLTPITLPMQMFIDLLIFINIILEFFVGFYVPITKEIVLEPKQIRRRYLRTYFFVDLFSCLPYYHIFLMLGLIKLNSRFDFIGMIKLIRIVRLNTMSDYMRDLFLEMSMRESAIKWVKIFLKTIYLIHWWACTFHGFPILYSNGHVNLSEDSWLNKAQLYKEGAGISMAYRYLICLLTATSHFYGASEANQHFILPLERVMASLCVVSGFAYCIYFAATFLQIFGSINIADSKYDELVYQLETYSRVKKLPENLHKRLKSYYEYKFQKKFFDQEAILSTLSEHLQYEILLFNCRQIIEKVMALQGLSKSVVGGLIANFKLEVYLQNDVIIKQGDPPFKMYFISHGTVAVYWSNGQELTHHEDGDFFGSLQEPSIVSVVAAEITETFSMDVMDAKYIFKLEKEVSERMNQLQASKQAEYRSLAQILDDVDGKSVLMELRRGYILEKRRLR, from the coding sequence ATGTCGAAATCACAATCCATATCCGTCTTAAGAAATTACCATGACTGCGATTTGGCACGAGGGTCTGAAAGTTATCTACCAGGCTTACCAACCCATGCAGCTACTTTGGCAAAATGGAGCAGACAGATAAGGAAGTACATGATACTGAGCATGCACCATCGCAAGACAAAACAAGTTTTTCGCAGTCACGCTGCCATAATAGGAGAAAGAGCAAGGCATGCTCGTGGGACACATATTTTCATAATACATCCCTTCAGTATATTCGCCATTTACAGAGAGCATTTCATGTGCATTCTGTGGATGATATCTTTCGCCATGGATCCTTACAACGTCAGTTTTCACTACTCAGCTTATCTAACTCCGATAACGCTCCCTATGCAGATGTTCATTGATTTACTCATATTCATCAACATCATCTTGGAATTTTTCGTCGGTTTCTACGTGCCCATAACCAAGGAAATAGTGTTGGAACCGAAACAGATCAGACGTAGATATCTGCGAACATACTTTTTCGTCGATTTATTTTCATGCTTACCCTACTACCATATATTTTTGATGTTGGGATTGATAAAGTTGAATTCACGATTCGACTTCATTGGAATGATTAAATTAATCAGAATTGTCCGTTTGAATACTATGAGTGATTATATGAGAGACCTTTTCCTAGAAATGAGCATGAGAGAATCTGCAATCAAGTGGGTAAAGATCTTCTTGAAGACAATATATCTGATACATTGGTGGGCTTGTACCTTTCACGGTTTTCCCATACTGTACAGCAATGGTCACGTGAATCTTTCCGAAGACTCGTGGCTTAATAAGGCACAACTGTACAAAGAAGGAGCTGGCATCAGTATGGCATATAGATACCTAATTTGTCTACTGACTGCAACCAGTCATTTTTATGGCGCAAGTGAAGCCAATCAACATTTTATATTGCCTTTAGAAAGAGTCATGGCATCTCTCTGTGTAGTATCTGGCTTTGCTTACTGTATATATTTTGCTGCAACCTTTCTTCAGATCTTCGGTTCTATCAACATAGCAGATAGCAAGTATGATGAGTTGGTGTATCAATTGGAGACATATAGCAGGGTTAAGAAATTACCAGAGAATCTACATAAAAGACTCAAATCCTACTATGAAtacaaattccaaaaaaaattcttcgatcaAGAAGCCATTCTGAGCACCCTCTCGGAACATCTCCAATATGAGATCTTGCTTTTCAATTGTAGACAAATAATTGAAAAGGTGATGGCGCTTCAAGGTTTATCCAAGAGTGTGGTGGGTGGACTTATAGCTAATTTCAAATTGGAGGTGTATCTACAGAATGATGTTATAATCAAACAGGGCGATCCTCCGTTCAAGATGTACTTCATTTCGCATGGTACAGTGGCAGTGTATTGGTCCAATGGACAAGAACTTACCCATCATGAAGACGGAGACTTTTTCGGTTCGCTTCAAGAACCCAGTATTGTTAGCGTTGTTGCTGCAGAGATTACCGAGACATTTTCTATGGATGTGATGGACGCGAAGTATATTTTCAAGTTGGAAAAAGAAGTATCGGAGAGAATGAACCAACTGCAAGCCTCCAAACAGGCAGAATACCGAAGTTTAGCGCAGATTTTGGATGACGTGGATGGTAAAAGTGTATTGATGGAATTGAGAAGAGGCTATATATTGGAAAAACGGCGATTGAGATGA